The Thermoanaerobaculia bacterium genome contains the following window.
AACCGCGGGAGCGCATGCTAGGATCGCGGTTTCGTCGAGGAGGAACCGACATGGCCCAGGGATGTCACTTCTGTGGAAAATCGGCGGTCTCGGGCAACCGGGTCAGCCATGCCCATAACGTCACGAAGCGGCGGTGGCATCCGAACGTGAAGAGCGTCCGCGCCGTGGTCGGGGGCGCGACCCGTCACGTCAACGCCTGCACCCGTTGTCTCCGGAGCGGCAAGGTCGTGAAGCCGGCCGTCCGATCGAAGACCGCGACCGCCTAGCGGTTCCCGCTCCCCTTCCGGGCGCGCCCGCGCCGTCCTTCGACTCGCCGACTCGCGACTTTCGACCTAGGAGGCCGGGACGGCCGAAATGATCGGCGCGTGCCTCCGCACCTCGCGGACGCCGGCGATCGCGCGCAGGCGCTTCGACACCTTCTCGAGCTGCTTGACGCCGCTGATCTCCAGGACCACGACGATCTCTCCCGTTCCGTCCTCGGCGGCCTTCGCCTCGATGCGGCGGATGTTGATCTTCTCGTTCGCGATCGTCTGCGTCACGTCGGCGAGGAGCCCGGACCGGTCCTCCGTCGCGAGGCGCAGCTCGGCGGGGAACTTCGTCTCCGGCCGCTTGCCCGACCAGGTCACCGCGATCTGCCGCTCCGGGTCGTACATCAGGTTCACGACGTTGGGGCACGTGGTGGAGTGGACCGACACGCCCCGGCCGCGGGTGACGTAGCCGACGATCGGCTCGCCCGGAAGCGGGCTGCAGCACCGCGCGAGCGTGGCGAGCAGGTCGTCGTAGCCGACGACCTCGACGGCGGGCGCGCCGAACGGGAGGATCTTGCGGGCGGCCCGCCCGATCGCCGAGCCCCCCTCGGA
Protein-coding sequences here:
- the rpmB gene encoding 50S ribosomal protein L28; translated protein: MAQGCHFCGKSAVSGNRVSHAHNVTKRRWHPNVKSVRAVVGGATRHVNACTRCLRSGKVVKPAVRSKTATA